In one window of Mercurialis annua linkage group LG4, ddMerAnnu1.2, whole genome shotgun sequence DNA:
- the LOC126676600 gene encoding transcription factor MYB3R-2-like, whose amino-acid sequence MMLMKVKKEENLCNVDFAADQEVITDALPTSVYFPRRVTGPTKQSIKGRWTEHEDYQLTEAVTKFHGRNWRLIAKCLPQRTISQCFSRWKTVLNPSIIKGAWTKEEDECITASIRRFGPNKWSVVAKSLPGRLGKQCRERWFNHLNPAIRKTLWTKDEELILTSYHEIYGNKWAEIAMFLPGRTDNAIKNHWNCIMRKGFNSNFPLAIAMNRCTAGPINGCSCPLNPNSMEVKQERETPEGTVSVSQNVVSKCRDGAKTASHVTNGIVHSPLLHSDSDLLFDGSTSTSSCHDTFEAVHISNSDSVLRWRKGLNDHELDAVLSGCCDKKENSCPNRTITATGKQNRVQELQIPSVQLNEYANSPVCCFTPTNYVKLNSPESILRNSARTFKNTPSIIRKRTYRESGSDVKALRRQLDFANVMPKSS is encoded by the exons ATGATGCTAATGAAagtgaaaaaagaagaaaatttgtGTAATGTGGATTTTGCAGCTGATCAAGAAGTGATTACAGATGCTTTGCCTACTTCTGTTTATTTTCCAAG AAGGGTTACTGGACCAACTAAACAATCAATAAAAGGACGCTGGACTGAGCATGAG GATTATCAACTGACGGAAGCAGTTACGAAATTCCATGGAAGGAATTGGAGGCTAATAG CTAAATGTCTTCCTCAGAGGACAATTTCTCAGTGCTTTAGTCGCTGGAAGACGGTTCTTAATCCTTCAATTATTAAAGGAGCTTGGACTAAGGAG GAGGATGAATGTATCACAGCGTCGATCAGGCGGTTTGGTCCTAATAAATGGTCCGTTGTTGCGAAGTCCTTGCCAGGTCGCCTAGGCAAGCAATGCCGAGAAAG GTGGTTCAACCACTTAAACCCAGCTATAAGGAAAACTTTGTGGACAAAAGACGAGGAGTTAATTCTTACTTCTTACCATGAAATATATGGCAACAAATGGGCAGAAATAGCAATGTTTCTACCCGGAAG GACTGACAATGCAATAAAAAATCACTGGAATTGCATTATGAGGAAGGGGTTTAATTCGAACTTCCCCCTTGCAATTGCGATGAACAGGTGCACGGCTGGCCCTATCAATGGCTGCAGTTGTCCACTAAATCCGAATAGCATGGAGGTAAAGCAAGAAAGAGAGACTCCTGAAGGAACAGTTTCTGTCTCTCAAAATGTGGTGTCGAAATGCAGGGATGGTGCTAAAACTGCGAGCCATGTAACCAATGGCATTGTGCATAGTCCCCTTTTACACTCTGATTCGGACCTTCTCTTTGACGGATCTACTTCAACTAGCTCATGTCATGATACATTTGAAGCTGTTCATATTTCCAATTCCGATTCAGTACTCAGATGGCGTAAAGGGCTCAATGATCATGAGCTAGATGCTGTTCTTTCGGGGTGCTGCGATAAAAAGGAGAACTCATGTCCGAATAGGACGATAACTGCTACCGGAAAGCAAAACAGAGTTCAGGAACTACAAATTCCTTCAGTGCAGCTGAATGAGTATGCAAATAGTCCAGTTTGTTGTTTTACTCCTACCAACTATGTGAAATTGAATAGTCCAGAATCCATCCTGAGGAATTCAGCAAGAACCTTTAAAAATACTCCCTCTATTATACGAAAAAGAACTTACAGGGAGTCCGGTTCCGATGTTAAAGCTCTTAGAAGACAGCTTGATTTTGCAAATGTAATGCCGAAATCATCATAA